In Microbacterium sp. AB, a single genomic region encodes these proteins:
- the proC gene encoding pyrroline-5-carboxylate reductase, protein MSDSLPSVAFLGAGSMGGAILRGLVASGLPVDGGVLATNRSAAKAAELAGLDGVTSVALEDDPSGNVAAAASARVVLVGVKPAMVPDLLREIAPVLRDDAIVVSLAAGVTLRTFASILGDETAVLRSMPNTPALVGKGVTGLAAGPVASAEETAIVRRLFETVGTVIEVPEERIDALSSISGSGPAYVYLLVEELTRVAVEQGFSEADARAMTEGTFIGAAALLDATGEDPAELRRRVTSPKGTTERAVAVLQRAALGGVFREATDAAIARARELAAGA, encoded by the coding sequence ATGTCCGATTCCCTGCCATCCGTCGCGTTCCTCGGCGCCGGCTCCATGGGCGGCGCGATCCTGCGCGGTCTCGTCGCGAGCGGCCTGCCCGTCGACGGCGGAGTTCTCGCCACCAACCGCTCGGCCGCGAAGGCGGCGGAGCTCGCCGGGCTCGACGGCGTCACGAGCGTCGCGCTCGAGGACGACCCGTCGGGGAACGTCGCGGCCGCCGCGTCCGCGCGCGTCGTGCTGGTCGGGGTGAAGCCCGCGATGGTCCCCGACCTGCTGCGCGAGATCGCGCCCGTGCTGCGCGACGACGCGATCGTCGTGAGCCTCGCGGCGGGCGTGACGCTGCGGACCTTCGCGAGCATCCTCGGCGACGAGACGGCCGTGCTGAGGTCGATGCCCAACACCCCCGCGCTCGTCGGGAAGGGCGTGACGGGGCTGGCGGCCGGACCGGTCGCGTCCGCGGAGGAGACCGCGATCGTACGGCGCCTGTTCGAGACCGTCGGCACGGTGATCGAGGTGCCCGAGGAACGGATCGACGCGCTGTCGTCGATCTCGGGGTCCGGGCCCGCCTACGTCTATCTGCTCGTCGAGGAGCTCACGCGCGTGGCCGTGGAGCAGGGATTCTCGGAGGCCGACGCGCGCGCGATGACGGAGGGCACCTTCATCGGAGCGGCCGCGCTGCTCGACGCGACCGGCGAGGACCCCGCCGAGCTGCGCCGCCGCGTCACGAGCCCGAAGGGGACCACCGAGCGGGCGGTCGCCGTGCTGCAGCGCGCGGCGCTGGGCGGCGTGTTCCGCGAGGCGACGGATGCCGCGATCGCGCGGGCGCGGGAGCTCGCCGCGGGCGCCTGA
- a CDS encoding PRD domain-containing protein produces the protein MIVRRVLNNSVVDALDDAMREVIVLGRGIGFHAHPGDHIDPASVEKVFRLDDSAQGTHLAQVAAHVPADILRATDEIVTLARDRLSERLSDSIYAALADHLAFAVQRAREDVDLASALEGEVRRFYPNEYAVALEALAVVERATGTTMPSAEAANVALHLITAEVGGGDGSAAALTTFTRDVLDIVRLRFGISYDDADPAYARFATHVRYFAQRVLSGTEIDRDDADLMNVLREQMPRVFAVIDRIDAYTRDVHDHAMTSTEKVYIAMHVSRFV, from the coding sequence ATGATCGTCCGCCGTGTTCTCAACAACAGCGTCGTCGACGCCCTCGACGACGCGATGCGGGAGGTCATCGTCCTCGGGCGGGGGATCGGCTTCCACGCGCATCCCGGCGACCACATCGACCCGGCGTCGGTGGAGAAGGTCTTCCGTCTCGACGACAGCGCCCAGGGCACGCATCTCGCGCAGGTCGCGGCGCACGTGCCCGCCGACATCCTCCGGGCCACCGACGAGATCGTGACCCTCGCGCGGGATCGGCTGAGCGAGAGGCTGAGCGACTCGATCTACGCCGCCCTCGCGGACCACCTGGCGTTCGCGGTGCAGCGGGCGCGGGAGGACGTCGACCTCGCGAGCGCGCTCGAGGGCGAGGTGCGCCGCTTCTATCCGAACGAGTACGCCGTCGCGCTCGAGGCGCTCGCCGTCGTCGAGCGGGCGACGGGGACGACGATGCCGTCGGCGGAGGCCGCCAACGTGGCGCTGCACCTCATCACCGCCGAGGTCGGGGGAGGCGACGGGTCTGCTGCGGCGCTCACGACGTTCACGCGGGACGTGCTCGACATCGTGCGCCTGCGCTTCGGCATCTCCTACGACGACGCCGACCCGGCGTACGCGCGCTTCGCGACGCACGTGCGGTACTTCGCCCAGCGCGTGCTCTCGGGCACCGAGATCGATCGCGACGACGCCGACCTCATGAACGTCCTGCGCGAGCAGATGCCCCGCGTGTTCGCCGTCATCGACCGCATCGACGCGTACACGCGCGATGTCCACGACCACGCGATGACATCGACCGAGAAGGTCTACATCGCCATGCACGTCAGCCGGTTCGTCTGA
- a CDS encoding beta-glucoside-specific PTS transporter subunit IIABC yields the protein MKYEKDAAAIIEGVGGADNIASAFHCITRLRFTLHDDSRADAAALAAIPTVVGVNEASGQYQVIVGDRVPDVFRAIAAAVPRLGGDAAPQAAPASKNPFQGFFDFIGGVFAPLLPAIAGAGLLKGILALLSFAGWIDTASSTYLVLSSIGDAAFYFLPVLVAMTAARRLGTNPYVAVAFAGVLVYPSLVTALGSGDAVDFLGVPVTATTYSYAVIPVLLGVYLMSWVERGLDRIVPRPVRLMVVPLLTLVVVTPITLVVLGPLGTFVGNGVSGGISWALENGGVVAGAVIGALLPLIIMTGVHYALVPFILTNLAQTGADRFLPLTYVQSFATAGAALGVALRAKSKTLKSLAFSTTFTGVMGVTEPALYGLVVPLRRPLIATMIGAAAGGAISLGFGVDAYVLAGNSGVPGLPGLVGETFGWAIVGLAVAFVVATAMTLVLGFDESAYADSVAAPEGATAPSSADGLLVGSPVTGEAVALSTVPDRVFAEGIMGDGVAVRPASDEIVAPVSGEIVALFPTHHAFGIRSDAGVELLVHVGIDTVALEGRGFEAHVAQGDRVAAGDRILTVDFDQVALTHDTSVVVVVTEGPADAVVDARTGAVSAGDELFALRSPDGAGASAKEATR from the coding sequence ATGAAATACGAGAAGGACGCCGCCGCGATCATCGAAGGCGTCGGCGGCGCCGACAACATCGCGTCGGCCTTCCACTGCATCACCCGGCTGCGATTCACGCTGCACGACGACAGCAGGGCCGACGCCGCCGCGCTCGCCGCCATCCCGACCGTCGTCGGCGTGAACGAGGCGAGCGGCCAGTACCAGGTCATCGTCGGCGACAGGGTGCCGGACGTCTTCCGCGCGATCGCGGCGGCCGTGCCGCGGCTCGGCGGCGACGCGGCGCCCCAGGCGGCGCCCGCGTCGAAGAACCCGTTCCAGGGCTTCTTCGACTTCATCGGCGGGGTCTTCGCGCCCCTCCTCCCGGCGATCGCCGGGGCCGGCCTGCTCAAGGGGATCCTGGCGCTCCTGTCCTTCGCCGGATGGATCGACACCGCGTCGAGCACCTACCTCGTCCTGAGCTCGATCGGCGACGCGGCGTTCTACTTCCTCCCGGTGCTCGTCGCCATGACGGCCGCGCGCAGGCTGGGCACGAACCCGTACGTCGCGGTCGCCTTCGCCGGCGTGCTCGTGTACCCCTCGCTCGTCACGGCGCTCGGCTCCGGCGACGCCGTCGACTTCCTCGGCGTCCCGGTCACGGCGACGACCTACTCGTACGCGGTCATCCCCGTGCTCCTGGGCGTCTATCTCATGTCGTGGGTCGAGCGCGGCCTCGACCGCATCGTCCCGCGGCCCGTGCGGCTCATGGTCGTGCCGCTCCTCACGCTCGTCGTCGTCACGCCGATCACCCTCGTCGTGCTCGGACCGCTCGGCACGTTCGTGGGCAACGGGGTCTCCGGCGGCATCAGCTGGGCGCTCGAGAACGGCGGCGTCGTCGCCGGCGCGGTCATCGGAGCGCTGCTCCCGCTCATCATCATGACGGGCGTGCACTACGCGCTCGTCCCGTTCATCCTCACGAACCTCGCGCAGACGGGCGCCGACCGCTTCCTCCCGCTCACGTACGTCCAGAGCTTCGCGACGGCGGGCGCCGCGCTCGGCGTGGCCCTGCGGGCGAAGTCGAAGACGCTCAAGTCCCTCGCGTTCTCGACGACCTTCACGGGCGTCATGGGCGTCACCGAGCCTGCGCTGTACGGTCTCGTCGTCCCGCTGCGCCGTCCTCTCATCGCGACGATGATCGGCGCCGCCGCCGGCGGCGCGATCAGCCTGGGCTTCGGCGTCGACGCCTACGTGCTGGCAGGGAACAGCGGCGTCCCCGGGCTCCCGGGCCTCGTCGGCGAGACGTTCGGCTGGGCGATCGTCGGTCTCGCGGTGGCGTTCGTCGTCGCCACGGCGATGACGCTCGTGCTGGGCTTCGACGAGTCGGCGTACGCGGACTCGGTCGCGGCGCCGGAAGGCGCGACGGCCCCGTCGTCCGCCGACGGCCTCCTCGTCGGCTCCCCCGTGACGGGCGAGGCCGTCGCCCTGTCGACCGTGCCCGATCGCGTCTTCGCCGAGGGGATCATGGGAGACGGCGTGGCGGTGCGACCCGCATCGGACGAGATCGTCGCGCCCGTGAGCGGTGAGATCGTGGCGCTGTTCCCCACGCACCACGCGTTCGGGATCCGCTCCGACGCCGGCGTCGAGCTGCTCGTGCACGTCGGGATCGACACCGTGGCGCTCGAAGGCCGCGGCTTCGAGGCGCACGTCGCGCAGGGCGACCGCGTCGCGGCGGGGGATCGGATCCTGACGGTGGACTTCGACCAGGTCGCGCTCACGCACGACACGTCGGTCGTGGTGGTCGTCACGGAGGGCCCCGCGGACGCCGTGGTCGACGCGCGCACGGGAGCGGTCTCGGCCGGCGACGAGCTGTTCGCGCTGCGGAGCCCGGACGGCGCAGGGGCGTCCGCGAAGGAGGCGACCCGATGA
- a CDS encoding glycoside hydrolase family 1 protein: MTGTAFPDGFLWGVAFAANQAEGSYDADGKGLSQADVVPFAKASDYVDLHELMSPTPERIARAAATPGTAGYPKRRGSLFYERWEEDVESFARLGIRALRLSIAWSRIFPDGDDDEPNEAGLAFYERLFARLGEHGIEPVVTLSHYEMPLHLVTEYGGWANRRVIALFERYADVVLRRYKGLVRNWLTFNEINTTVIEPYTGGGVIDDGSGDRAQRAYQALHHQFVASALVTRRAREIDPEARIGCMLARMLHYPATSDPADVQQAQHDNDMNLAHSDVQVRGAYPGIIRRHWREHGIEVRMEPEDERILAENTVDFLSFSYYMTLVSAVDPSKYGATGGNLFSTIKNEHLETSEWGWHLDPIGLRIALTDLWTRYQVPLFIVENGLGASDRVEPDGSVRDDYRIDYLRRHLQQAAEAVADGVDLMGYTVWGGIDIVSASTSQMTKRYGLVHVDLDDEGRGTGDRTPKASFDWYREVIATDGASLSS; encoded by the coding sequence ATGACCGGCACGGCCTTCCCCGACGGCTTCCTCTGGGGCGTCGCGTTCGCCGCGAACCAGGCCGAGGGCTCCTACGACGCCGACGGCAAGGGCCTCTCGCAGGCCGACGTCGTCCCCTTCGCGAAGGCGTCGGACTACGTCGATCTCCACGAGCTCATGAGCCCCACGCCCGAGCGCATCGCGAGGGCGGCCGCGACGCCCGGCACCGCCGGATACCCGAAGCGCCGCGGCTCGCTCTTCTACGAGCGCTGGGAGGAGGACGTCGAGAGCTTCGCGCGGCTCGGCATCCGGGCCCTGCGCCTGTCGATCGCGTGGAGCCGCATCTTCCCGGACGGCGACGACGACGAGCCCAACGAGGCCGGTCTCGCGTTCTACGAGCGGCTCTTCGCGCGCCTCGGCGAGCACGGGATCGAGCCCGTCGTGACGCTGTCGCACTACGAGATGCCCCTGCACCTCGTGACGGAGTACGGCGGATGGGCGAACCGGCGCGTGATCGCGCTGTTCGAGCGCTACGCGGACGTCGTCCTGCGACGGTACAAGGGCCTCGTGCGCAACTGGCTGACCTTCAACGAGATCAACACGACCGTCATCGAGCCGTACACGGGCGGCGGCGTGATCGACGACGGGAGCGGCGACCGCGCACAGCGCGCGTACCAGGCGCTGCACCACCAGTTCGTCGCGAGCGCTCTCGTCACCCGCCGCGCCCGCGAGATCGATCCGGAGGCGAGGATCGGATGCATGCTCGCACGGATGCTGCACTACCCCGCGACGTCCGACCCCGCCGACGTGCAGCAGGCCCAGCACGACAACGACATGAACCTCGCCCACTCCGACGTGCAGGTGCGCGGCGCCTACCCCGGCATCATCCGCCGGCACTGGCGCGAGCACGGAATCGAGGTGCGCATGGAGCCCGAGGACGAGCGGATCCTCGCCGAGAACACGGTCGACTTCCTCTCGTTCAGCTACTACATGACGCTCGTCTCGGCGGTCGATCCCTCGAAGTACGGCGCCACGGGCGGCAACCTGTTCAGCACCATCAAGAACGAGCACCTCGAGACGTCGGAGTGGGGGTGGCACCTCGATCCGATCGGCCTGCGGATCGCCCTCACCGATCTGTGGACGCGGTATCAGGTCCCGCTCTTCATCGTCGAGAACGGGCTCGGGGCGAGCGACCGCGTCGAGCCGGACGGCAGCGTCCGCGACGACTACCGCATCGACTACCTGCGCCGTCATCTCCAGCAGGCGGCGGAGGCCGTGGCGGACGGGGTCGACCTCATGGGCTACACGGTGTGGGGCGGCATCGACATCGTGAGCGCGTCGACCTCGCAGATGACCAAGCGATACGGGCTCGTCCACGTCGATCTCGACGACGAGGGCCGCGGCACCGGCGACCGGACGCCGAAGGCCAGCTTCGACTGGTACCGCGAGGTCATCGCGACCGACGGCGCATCGCTCTCGTCGTGA
- a CDS encoding potassium channel family protein: MVEQIRSDAPVLVIGLGRFGAACAGELDRLDRDVLVIDDNLELVQKWSERVTHAVQADARSIESLSQIGAADFQVAVVAVGSSIEASVLITANLVDLKVPQIWAKAVSQSHGKILARVGANHVIYPEREAGERVAHLVSGRMLDFIRFDDDFVLAKMYPPKFIRGTGLNESGVRTKYNVTVVGVKSPGRAFRYAEGNTVVTNHDLIIVSGTNEDIERFASLDR; the protein is encoded by the coding sequence TTGGTTGAGCAGATCCGCAGCGATGCTCCCGTCCTCGTCATCGGGCTCGGGCGTTTCGGCGCCGCGTGCGCCGGCGAGCTCGACCGCCTCGACAGGGACGTCCTCGTCATCGACGACAACCTGGAGCTCGTGCAGAAGTGGTCCGAGCGCGTCACGCACGCCGTGCAGGCCGACGCCCGCAGCATCGAGTCGCTCTCGCAGATCGGCGCCGCCGACTTCCAGGTCGCCGTCGTCGCCGTGGGCTCCTCGATCGAGGCGTCGGTGCTCATCACCGCGAACCTCGTCGACCTCAAGGTGCCGCAGATCTGGGCGAAGGCCGTCTCGCAGTCGCACGGCAAGATCCTCGCCCGCGTGGGCGCCAATCACGTCATCTACCCCGAGCGCGAGGCCGGCGAGCGCGTCGCCCACCTCGTGAGCGGCCGCATGCTCGACTTCATCCGCTTCGACGACGACTTCGTGCTGGCGAAGATGTACCCGCCGAAGTTCATCCGCGGCACCGGCCTCAACGAGTCGGGCGTGCGCACGAAGTACAACGTCACGGTGGTCGGTGTGAAGAGCCCCGGCAGGGCGTTCCGCTACGCGGAGGGGAACACGGTCGTCACGAACCACGACCTCATCATCGTCTCGGGCACCAACGAGGACATCGAGCGCTTCGCCTCGCTCGACCGCTGA
- a CDS encoding TrkH family potassium uptake protein codes for MAASRSAGYADSARRATRAAGHFFKEFTTSSPSRFAILVFVSLILIFTALLSLPAASTQHSRTPFADALFTAVSTICVTGLSTVDTATHWSPFGHVVIFVGVNIGGLGALTLASLLGLVISKRLGLRAKLMAAGDSNPLRSHGGVVNESQTVRLGEVGQLLRTVALSTLVIEGAVALLLYFPVVWAGYSWFEALWIAPYYAAMSFTNTGFTPTVGGLESFHHDYFFLSILMVSVFLGSIGFPVIYALSRHLTTPKRWPLHTKLTLITTVILFFAGGIVLLVLEYGNPGTWGTSDAWDTVFQAFFLSAMTRSGGFSVIDPGALYESSMLAACMLMFVGGGSASTAGGIKVTTLAVLALSVWSEAKGRRSVEVFGRRIPSDVQRVAVAVVAWSATIVALSTILIAQITKAPLAEVLFDVISAFATVGLTTGLTSDLPDPAVYILAVTIFMGRVGTVTLAAAVAATSRTQHYALPVERPIVG; via the coding sequence ATGGCGGCCAGCCGGTCAGCGGGCTACGCCGACTCCGCACGACGGGCGACGCGCGCAGCGGGGCACTTCTTCAAGGAGTTCACGACCTCGTCGCCCTCGCGCTTCGCCATCCTCGTCTTCGTCAGCCTCATCCTCATCTTCACGGCCCTGCTGTCGCTGCCTGCGGCCAGCACGCAGCACTCGCGCACCCCCTTCGCGGACGCCCTGTTCACCGCCGTGTCGACGATCTGCGTGACGGGGCTCTCCACGGTCGACACCGCGACGCACTGGTCCCCGTTCGGGCATGTGGTCATCTTCGTGGGCGTGAACATCGGCGGGCTCGGCGCGCTGACCCTGGCGTCGCTGCTCGGCCTGGTCATCTCGAAGCGTCTCGGCCTGCGCGCCAAGCTCATGGCCGCCGGCGACAGCAATCCGCTGCGGTCGCACGGCGGAGTCGTCAACGAGAGCCAGACCGTGCGCCTCGGCGAGGTCGGCCAGCTGCTGCGCACCGTGGCGCTGTCGACGCTCGTCATCGAGGGGGCCGTCGCGCTGCTCCTCTACTTCCCGGTCGTCTGGGCCGGCTACAGCTGGTTCGAGGCGCTGTGGATCGCCCCGTACTACGCCGCGATGTCGTTCACGAACACCGGCTTCACGCCGACGGTGGGCGGGCTCGAGTCGTTCCATCACGACTACTTCTTCCTGTCCATCCTTATGGTCTCGGTGTTCCTCGGCAGCATCGGGTTCCCCGTCATCTACGCCCTCTCCCGGCATCTGACCACGCCCAAGCGCTGGCCGCTCCACACGAAGCTCACCCTCATCACCACCGTGATCCTGTTCTTCGCCGGCGGGATCGTCCTCCTCGTGCTCGAGTACGGCAACCCCGGGACGTGGGGGACGAGCGACGCGTGGGACACCGTGTTCCAGGCCTTCTTCCTCTCGGCGATGACAAGGTCGGGCGGCTTCTCCGTCATCGATCCCGGCGCGCTCTACGAGTCGTCGATGCTCGCCGCGTGCATGCTCATGTTCGTCGGCGGCGGCTCGGCGTCGACCGCGGGCGGCATCAAGGTCACGACCCTCGCCGTGCTCGCGCTCTCCGTCTGGTCGGAGGCGAAGGGGCGCCGCAGCGTCGAGGTGTTCGGCCGTCGCATCCCGAGCGACGTCCAGCGCGTCGCGGTGGCCGTCGTCGCGTGGAGCGCGACGATCGTCGCGCTGTCGACCATCCTCATCGCCCAGATCACGAAGGCGCCGCTCGCCGAGGTGCTGTTCGACGTCATCTCGGCGTTCGCGACGGTGGGCCTCACGACGGGGCTCACGTCCGACCTCCCGGATCCGGCCGTCTACATCCTCGCCGTCACGATCTTCATGGGCCGCGTTGGTACAGTGACCCTCGCGGCGGCCGTGGCCGCGACGTCCAGGACGCAGCATTACGCGCTGCCCGTCGAAAGGCCCATCGTTGGTTGA
- a CDS encoding ArsR/SmtB family transcription factor, which produces MADIFDVIADGTRRDILQLLLRRSTDGHDGTSVSEIVSELGVSQPTVSKHLKVLREAELVSVREEGQHRFYSLSPEPLEAVDDWLVSFFVDDAGLADEAAAYLAPGLSEPAARVADSVGRAAASAKNVVQSALRRLGA; this is translated from the coding sequence ATGGCGGACATCTTCGACGTGATCGCGGACGGCACGAGGCGCGACATCCTGCAGCTGTTGCTTCGTCGGTCGACCGATGGCCACGACGGCACGAGCGTGTCGGAGATCGTGTCCGAGCTCGGCGTGAGCCAGCCCACGGTGTCCAAGCACCTCAAGGTGCTGCGCGAGGCGGAGCTGGTGTCCGTGCGCGAGGAGGGGCAGCACCGCTTCTACAGCCTGTCGCCCGAGCCGCTCGAGGCGGTCGACGACTGGCTGGTGTCGTTCTTCGTCGACGACGCCGGCCTCGCCGACGAGGCTGCGGCGTACCTGGCTCCGGGCCTCTCCGAGCCGGCGGCGCGCGTCGCCGACTCCGTGGGGCGCGCCGCCGCGTCCGCGAAGAACGTCGTGCAGTCCGCGCTGCGCCGCCTCGGCGCGTAG
- a CDS encoding helix-turn-helix domain-containing protein: MAELPDVRFLTVAEVADIMRVSKMTVYRLVHSGELPAVRFGRSYRVPESAVTAALERPAERGIADAG, from the coding sequence ATGGCTGAACTGCCCGATGTGCGGTTTCTCACGGTCGCCGAGGTCGCGGACATCATGCGCGTCTCGAAGATGACCGTTTATCGACTCGTCCACTCGGGTGAGCTCCCCGCCGTGCGTTTCGGTCGCAGCTACCGCGTCCCCGAGTCGGCCGTCACCGCCGCTCTGGAGCGTCCTGCCGAGCGGGGCATCGCCGACGCCGGCTGA
- a CDS encoding 30S ribosomal protein bS22 yields the protein MGSVIKKRRKRMAKKKHRKLLRKTRHQRRNKK from the coding sequence GTGGGTTCTGTCATCAAGAAGCGCCGCAAGCGCATGGCGAAGAAGAAGCACCGCAAGCTGCTTCGCAAGACTCGCCACCAGCGCCGCAACAAGAAGTAG
- a CDS encoding rhodanese-like domain-containing protein, whose product MNEITVQDLHARGDVPLIDVRETHEFAAGHVPGAVNIPLSEIGDRLEELPAESFDVICELGGRSGRVVEALTARGYEATNVAGGTSAWRNAGYDVEA is encoded by the coding sequence ATGAACGAGATCACGGTTCAGGACCTCCATGCCCGCGGCGACGTGCCTCTCATCGACGTGCGCGAGACGCACGAGTTCGCGGCGGGGCACGTGCCCGGCGCGGTCAACATCCCCCTGTCCGAGATCGGCGACCGGCTCGAGGAGCTCCCCGCCGAGTCCTTCGACGTCATCTGCGAGCTGGGCGGCCGCTCCGGCCGCGTCGTGGAGGCGCTCACGGCGCGCGGCTACGAGGCCACGAACGTCGCGGGCGGCACGAGCGCCTGGCGCAACGCCGGCTACGACGTCGAGGCGTGA
- a CDS encoding glutaredoxin family protein — translation MTQLTLIGKPDCHLCDVAREVVDQVVADLPDETADSIEIVERSIADDEALAAQWWEKIPVVLIDGQLHGHWRVSPDRLRAALAAAS, via the coding sequence GTGACGCAGCTCACCCTGATCGGCAAGCCCGACTGCCACCTGTGCGACGTCGCACGCGAGGTCGTCGACCAGGTCGTCGCCGATCTCCCCGACGAGACCGCCGACAGCATCGAGATCGTCGAGCGCTCGATCGCCGACGACGAGGCGCTCGCCGCGCAGTGGTGGGAGAAGATCCCCGTCGTGCTCATCGACGGGCAGCTCCACGGACACTGGCGCGTGTCGCCCGACCGACTGCGCGCGGCGCTCGCCGCCGCCTCCTGA
- a CDS encoding Dabb family protein has protein sequence MAIRHIVLFQLAATDEATREEHAAEAKRRLEALVGVVPDLLDLTVSRNVAYEGSNFDIVLESHFPDVAALEAYQVHPAHVETASFIGTIRSGRAAIDFEV, from the coding sequence ATGGCCATCCGCCACATCGTCCTGTTCCAGCTCGCCGCGACCGACGAGGCCACGCGCGAGGAGCACGCCGCCGAGGCCAAGCGTCGTCTCGAGGCGCTCGTCGGGGTCGTGCCCGACCTGCTCGACCTCACCGTCTCTCGCAACGTCGCCTACGAGGGCTCGAACTTCGACATCGTGCTCGAGTCGCATTTCCCCGACGTCGCCGCGCTCGAGGCTTACCAGGTCCATCCGGCACACGTCGAGACCGCGTCGTTCATCGGGACGATCCGCAGCGGACGCGCCGCGATCGACTTCGAGGTCTGA
- the aspS gene encoding aspartate--tRNA ligase, giving the protein MLRTHTAGSLRAEHIGQTVTLTGWVDRRRDHGGVAFLDLRDASGIAQVVIRDEETAHPLRNEFVLRVTGEVSHRPEGNANAHLATGDVEVIATEVEVLNESAPLPFQVSTALDGTETIGEEVRLKHRYLDLRRPAPAAALRLRSKANAAAREVLAGHDFVEVETPTLTRSTPEGARDFLVPARLSPGSWYALPQSPQLFKQLLQVGGVERYYQIARCYRDEDFRADRQPEFTQLDVEASFVDQEDVIALGEEIVSALWRLIDVEVPTPIERITFADAMRLYGSDKPDLRFGNPIVELAEYFSGTTFRVFQQEYVGAVVHPGGASLPRRQFDAWQDWAKSRGARGLAYVTFGEDGALGGPVAKNLTDAERDGLAEATGARPGDAVFFAAGTTGEARALLGAARVEIARRTGQIDEDAWSFVWVVDAPLFKPTGEDDDVDLGHSAWTAVHHAFTSPKPEWIDRFEEAPGEALAYAYDIVCNGNEIGGGSIRIHQRAVQERVFEVMGIAEEEAQEKFGFLLDAFQFGAPPHGGIAFGWDRVVSLLAGASSIREVIAFPKTGNGFDPLTAAPAPITPAQRAEAGVDVEPNEG; this is encoded by the coding sequence GTGCTTCGCACCCACACGGCCGGCTCGCTGCGAGCCGAGCACATCGGTCAGACCGTCACCCTCACGGGCTGGGTCGATCGTCGTCGCGATCACGGAGGCGTCGCCTTCCTCGACCTGCGGGACGCCTCGGGCATCGCCCAGGTCGTCATCCGCGACGAGGAGACGGCGCACCCGCTGCGGAACGAGTTCGTGCTGCGGGTGACCGGCGAGGTGTCGCACCGCCCGGAGGGCAACGCGAACGCCCATCTCGCGACGGGAGACGTCGAGGTCATCGCGACCGAGGTCGAGGTGCTCAACGAGTCGGCGCCCCTCCCCTTCCAGGTGTCGACCGCGCTCGACGGCACCGAGACGATCGGCGAGGAGGTCCGCCTCAAGCACCGCTACCTCGACCTGCGCCGCCCGGCCCCCGCGGCCGCCCTGCGCCTGCGCTCGAAGGCGAACGCCGCGGCCCGCGAGGTGCTCGCCGGCCACGACTTCGTCGAGGTCGAGACCCCGACGCTCACGCGCTCGACGCCCGAGGGCGCGCGCGACTTCCTCGTCCCCGCGCGCCTGAGCCCCGGCAGCTGGTACGCGCTCCCGCAGTCGCCGCAGCTGTTCAAGCAGCTCCTCCAGGTCGGCGGCGTCGAGCGCTACTACCAGATCGCCCGCTGCTACCGCGACGAGGACTTCCGCGCCGACCGCCAGCCCGAGTTCACGCAGCTCGACGTCGAGGCGAGCTTCGTCGACCAGGAGGACGTCATCGCGCTCGGCGAGGAGATCGTCTCCGCGCTGTGGCGGCTCATCGACGTCGAGGTCCCCACGCCCATCGAGCGCATCACCTTCGCCGACGCCATGCGGCTCTACGGGTCGGACAAGCCCGACCTCCGCTTCGGCAACCCGATCGTCGAGCTGGCCGAGTACTTCTCCGGGACGACGTTCCGCGTCTTCCAGCAGGAGTACGTCGGCGCCGTCGTGCATCCCGGCGGCGCCTCGCTGCCCCGCCGGCAGTTCGACGCGTGGCAGGACTGGGCCAAGTCGCGCGGCGCGCGAGGCCTCGCCTACGTCACGTTCGGCGAGGACGGCGCGCTCGGCGGCCCCGTCGCCAAGAACCTCACCGACGCCGAGCGCGACGGCCTCGCCGAGGCGACGGGCGCGAGGCCGGGGGACGCGGTCTTCTTCGCCGCGGGGACGACGGGCGAGGCGCGCGCGCTGCTCGGCGCCGCCCGCGTCGAGATCGCCCGGCGCACCGGTCAGATCGACGAGGACGCCTGGTCGTTCGTGTGGGTCGTCGACGCGCCGCTGTTCAAGCCGACCGGCGAGGACGACGACGTCGACCTCGGGCACTCGGCGTGGACGGCCGTGCACCACGCCTTCACCTCGCCCAAGCCCGAGTGGATCGACCGCTTCGAGGAGGCTCCCGGCGAGGCGCTCGCGTACGCCTACGACATCGTCTGCAACGGCAACGAGATCGGCGGCGGCTCCATCCGCATCCACCAGCGTGCCGTGCAGGAGCGGGTGTTCGAGGTGATGGGCATCGCCGAGGAGGAGGCGCAGGAGAAGTTCGGCTTCCTGCTCGACGCCTTCCAGTTCGGCGCCCCCCCGCACGGCGGCATCGCGTTCGGCTGGGACCGCGTGGTCTCGCTGCTCGCCGGGGCGTCGTCGATCCGCGAGGTCATCGCGTTCCCCAAGACGGGCAACGGCTTCGACCCGCTGACGGCCGCCCCCGCGCCGATCACCCCTGCGCAGCGCGCCGAGGCCGGCGTGGACGTCGAGCCCAACGAGGGCTGA